The nucleotide sequence gagctgggacctcgggcagcgctgacaggcgcacaaccccagagtctgtcaagactggcccgtacgggcagcgatacctttacctttacggtgctactggacattttttttatgatacatggtttatcTACACATATATGCCTGAGCTTAagctggaggggctcacagcctTAACACTCCCAAAGATCTTGTTTCTCTCATAGTCGCAGCCATGGctctctctccagcctctgcCTGCTTCTAGCTCTCAGCTCTCTCATACACTGGCTTTTAGCTTTCTCACTACCAGCCAGGGGAGAGAATGGAGGccaatttgccctctggcacGTAGCAACTTCTTCTGTTATATTAACAATGGTACTTAGGGCTGGTTCACACTGCATGCTGAACCAAACCTTGGTTTAGCAAGGCAGTGTGAAGGTAACGCttgcagccactttgctccttcAAGGCTCCTACTTCAGCGCTCCCTTCTCTCACTGGCCATGAGTTGCAGCCAAGAGCAAGGTTTTGTGGAGTGACCTGTGACTTTGCCAGCGGAGGGTTATGTCCTCTTGCTCCACCTGGTGGACAAAGGCAGAAGTAGACTTTACAGGAAATAGGCTGGCTccctttcagtctctgttttaCTTCTGCCTCAAACAAACGTAGGTAGGTAGTAGGATCGATGTCCATTCCATGGTGCCAATCCAAGACAATACCATGGTCAATATCAAAAGCTGCAGGTGCTCCTAGCTAGTCTTGCTTGAATTCACATAGTGTTTTATATAGGAAACCACAGCATATCTGAGCAGTTCCATCGGAATGCCATCCCCAGTAACtctaaaaaatacaaaacttgtCTTATATAATTATAGGCGGGTAGAAATTCTCATGACCTGATAAAGATCCTAAACAAACTTGGGGGGTTCTTGGGTTTGAAATGTGACACATGGCGATAAAGGTTTTGTTAACCTTCCAGACTAAGATTACAGCTAGCTTTCTAAATTCTCATCGCTCTTGTACATTATGCTGACAGAAGTGTGCGGGACTTTTCCCTTCCAATTGTGGCTCCATCCTTACAGCTATGAGAATGAAGTGTGTGGGGTTAACCAGTTTGAATCAGGACGGCTACATATCCAAAgcacccaactctacaatttatgGTTCTAAGAAAGTATTTTTTTCTGTTCCTGCACCCTATGTATGCACATCAGTCTTTTCTAGTTAGTACTTGTTTAGCACTTGTACTAACTTGTTTCTAGTTAGTACAATTTAGCAATTTTTGTATGCAAAAATATTGGCACTACTAAAATGGACAGAACAGATGAATGTGAAAAACAGTAGACAGATGAATATAACATATTTAATGTGGATAAATCACACTCAGCTGAATATAGAAGTTTTAAATAATAGCTTTAAAGTCAAATTTTATGCCATTGTTTCAAACCTTCCCCAATTAAGTGTTTGCCTCTGTTAATCCATTCTATTAATCAAGTTCAGTTTCATAGATCTATTATGCCAAAAAAGTAGTTGATCTGGTTCacctttatatttttttatatatcctTCAATGGTTGTTTATTTGCAACAGCTGGATTGTATGTTTTTAGTTGTCTTGATATTATTTAAATCTACAGTTTGCAGTGACCCTTCAGTTTTCTGCTGCAAAATTACTGGTACTACCATCTCAAATACAGTTTCAAATACGTGGTCCACTTTATACCCTGTTTTTGCACTAGTTTCAAAACACATTTTTTCTGCTGCTGGAGCATTCTTCTCATCCAACATTTTGTATTTTAGGATCTTCTTATAAAGTGCTATGGCATCACTCATATGGACTTGTTTTTTCAACTTGGTAGAAGTGAGACTGTTGATGGGCTGCTCGGGGGGCTGACATTCACCTTCTGTTTCTGGCAAAAAGGCAAAAGCATCTGTGAGATCCACTTTGTTCCCAACAATAGCAAAGATGCAGTCTGCACTGGCAGTGTCTGTCAAGGCCAGGAACCGATCCTCAAGTTCCAAGATGCTCTGCAAGTTGGTTACATCGTAAGTGAGGATAACAGCTGCTGCTCCTCTGCAGTACATAGATCCAAGTCCATGAAATTGTTCTCGACCTAGAAGACAGAAAATAAGATGGATGTATGAAGCACAACTTTATTCAGTCTATATTCAATTAtataacaaacaagcaaacagattCTCCAGCAGCATCACAGAAGTATGTGGTATGAGAGACAGGTCTGCCTTGGCCACCCTCTCTCTCCTAGTGAGTCTTCCCCAATTCTTCTTGCTCTGCTGCTCAGTCACAGAGTTTCTGGGCGTCTTGTCCCCTTTAACCTCCTTCTTTCCAGTTAGGGAACAATATCTCTCTCACTTGCTCAGCAGAGGACCTTGGATGATTTTAAACTGAGTTGAACTTGCCACCCCAACATGACATCCATATCCTCTCCAGAGCTTTGGCATAAATAGACAGAAGACAGAAATGGAAGGTGTTATCTGACAATACTGAGAAGTCTCTTAGCTCACTATGCCATGATGACCCCCCTCCAAAACATCTTTGGGCCTTCAACAGCCTTTCACTCTTGAACaacatattgttacatgccaccccaatccacacagcagttcaaaagcacgtcaaagtgcaagtagataaataggtaccactctggtgggaaggtaaacggcgtttccgtgcgctgctctggttcgccagaagcggcttagacatgctggccacatgacccagaagctgtatgccggctcccttggccaataaagcgagatgagcgctgcaaccccagagtcggccatgactggacctaatggacaggggtccctttacctttaccttaccacctgAGTCTACAATGGAGGGGCTCCCAGCATTCATCCCCCAGGAAGTTCTGCCTTATCCCATAGCTCCAGCACCTTTGAACTTTAAGCAGACCTCAAACATGGCTCTCAAACTTGGCTCCTGGCTCTCTCCAGTTTGCTGCTTCCTATCTCCGTTGCATAACACCTACCTGAACTCTAACCTAAAACACTGGCATTGTCTTTTAAACTAACTCTCCGTTGAAGGAAGGATCCCTTGATCCTTTGTATTAATGCAGGACTATGCTATCCTCTCAAAAGAAAACGAGCTTGACTTAATTAACTTCTAGCACTATTAACAATTCCCTTGGTTTAAAGAGGTGTCTGACATACAGCTTAATAATGAATTAGATTCTGATATGTGGAAGTCCGACACACAGTTTTAACTCAATTCTAATTCAATTTTAATTCAATTCTAAGACTAGCTTGATCTGGATTTTAGAGTGTCTTGCACTTACAAACTCATAACAAACTCCTGGGCTAGGAGAGAGCAGGTTTGCTACCAGATTTTAATCTGGTAGCAATCTTGTTCTCCAGAAGATTGTCCCACAACCTTTGGAACTATTCCTGCCATTCCCTACGGAGACAGGAGCACCTTGCAGGAATTTCTCTAATTCAGAGGGGCTCCCTCCTTCACTCCCCTGTAGGAGTGGGTAAAACATGTCCCCGACTGTGTGTCAAACCCCTCGGAGTCTTGGCAGGCTGCAATGGGGGTCTCAAACtccacccactttctccatgccaaggACTGCTAGATGCTGCTGCTCATCAGAATTTTCCCACAACTGAAAGGATCTTTGGAAAATATTTCACTGCCAAAGCTCAGCCCTAAACTGTTTATATAAAAGCTTCTCCACAGCATGatgattttatacattttattcaCTTCCTGCCCCTCAAACAAGACCCCTCCACTATTGTAACATTTCTTCATAGGAGAATTTCACTAGTCCCTTAATAATTTTGCCTGCCCAAAAACACTTAAACTGATCAATATAAGATACTAAAATAAAGGTGTTGACAATTCATAATTCAATGGACCTCAAAATCATTTCATGGAATGTTAATGGCTTAAACAATAAgactaaaagaaaaaaggtggAACAGTTATGTAAGGATTTCAGGGGGTTACTCaagagcaatcaggcaaatgcctccTTGGCTGTAAAGCCTCGTTATTGGTGCCAAAAAACCTTCACCATGCAGAGCGCCACTATTCCGTGGctcgctcattcactggcagaatctttGAGTCggtggtccttaaaccttccccagcagagtagtttcttgacacccaatctgcgcctcccctctcggcgcagaagcctactgcgcagggagggcgtgggcaatggaggacctctctcctccccgctttgctcaggcaaggtgtcctggcaccgcctcgcctcctccgagccctgaagctcctctccactggaggcgtgatTACTCTCCaccgctgaggaggtgctgcttcccacgatctttgggggctctctgtaatccatccggcttttcccctctcgcccctgagccgatggcagttccatgacaagttactttaaaaaaatagatgggatataatttgtttacaggaaacacgtTACAAGAAAACATAGGTGTtagttaatttaaaaaatgggggaagaGTTTATTTCCTTGGATGTGGTAAAAAAAGAACTAAATTCAGAGCAGGTTTTcaggggagaagaagggaggatGATGGCGATAAAAGTCACAAAccaaagaaaaaataattataGTGGGAATATACGCACCAAATGATAAAAAAGTGGAATTTTATAAGAAGTTGGAAGATGAATTATTGGAATTTAGTGATCAAAAGATTATATTAATGGGAGACCTTTATGGAGTTACTTCATTGGAGATGGATAGGACAACACGAGAGACAGGTTGCCAATAAATTTCCTGCAGCTAGTAGAAAACCTAGAGGGCTAAACATCCAAATGAAAATTCACATATCattcagaagcaaaaaaaaatcagtgggaAGAATAGATGCTATATGGGTATCAaaagaaatattattaaaatgtaaGAAGGCTGAAATTTATTCAAAGACAATATCTGATCATAATCCAATTCCTTTAGAAATGAAGGAAGGAATACAGTAAGAAGATTGAGAATTAATGAATTAATTCTTAATGATGAAAAATTATTAGAAAAAGCAAAAGGAATTTTAAGAGAATATTTTGAATTTAATTTGAATAAGGGAACAGATATCAACACcgtctgggatgcaagcaaggcagtTATGCAAGGCTTCTTCATTCAACAAAATATAattcaaaggaaagaaaaagaaaaaaaattagagAAGCTTTTGAAAGAAATAAGAGATAATGAGAAGGAATTGGCTAAAAATCCGATGGAGGAAGGGCCAAGAAATAATATTAAGATACTGCAAACGCAAATCTCCATGATTTTGAAAGAGGAAATTGAGCAAAAGATAAAGAGggcaagacaaaaaaaaattgaattcGCAAATAAGGCAggttgccttcttcttcttcttcttcttcttcttcttattattattattattattaaatataaggcaggttgccttcttcttctttaataataataataataataatttattatttataccccgcccatctggctgagtttccccagccactctgggcggcttccaatcaagtgttaaaaacaatacagcattaagaaAGAAAGACGAAAGGAGAAATTGATAGAGAAAATAGTAGAAGGGAAAATAATAGATGAACCTAAAGAAATCAgataaaaaattataaattattaaggAACTGTATCTTGCTGAAGAAGAtcaggaagaaatggaaaaaatatcTAACTCAGAATAGACTACCAACGACACTTGGTGAGAAAATTGAACAATTAAATTCAACAATAATGATGATGGAGATACAACAATCAATATCTAAGGCAAAAACAGGGAAATCCCctggccaggatggcttctcAGCTGTATATTACAAGAAATTAGAAGATGTATTAGCAGAACCATTGAAAACAGTACTCAATAGAATTTTAATAGAAGGGAAAATACCAAAAACATGAGAAGAAGCATTCATCATGCTAATACCAAAACAGGGAACTGATCGAACATCAGTTAAAAACTACAGACCcatatcattattaaataatgattataaaatatttatccGTATTCTTGCCAATAGATTAAAGAAAGTACTGAATGAAATTATTCACAAAGATCACATGGGTTTCTTACCAGGCAGACATATGTATAATAATATACGGAACGTAATAGACATTCTTGAATATCTGGAAGTAAGATTGGACAAAAAAAGCCATCCTAATGCTAGTAGGACTAATGCTAGTAGGACTATGACTGTGTCaatcacagcaaactatggctagttcttaaagaaatgggagtgcctgatcacctcatctgtctcctgagaaatctctatgtgggacaagaagctacagttagaactggatatggaacaactgattgcttcaaaattgggaaaggagtacgacaaggctgtatattgtctccctgcttatttaacttatatgcagaattcatcatgcgaaaggctgggctggatgaatccctagccggaattaagattgctggaagaaatatcaacaacctcagatatgcagatgacacaaccttgatggcagaaagtgaggaggatttaaagaaccttttattgagggtgaaagaggagagtgcaaaatatggtctgaagctcaacatcaaaaaaacaaagatcatggcccatcacctcctggcaaatagaaggggaggaaatggaggcagtgagagattttactttcttgggctccatgatcactgcagatggtgacagcagccgcgaaattaagagacgcctgcttcttgggaggaaaacaATGACCaacctaaacagcatcttaaaaagtagagacatcactttgccaacaaaggtccgtatagttaaagctatggttttcccagtagtgatgtatggaagtgagagctggaccataaagaaggctgatcgccgaagaattgatgcttttgaattatggtgctggaggagactcttgagagtcccatggactgcaagaagatcaaacgcatccattcttaaggaaattagccctgagtgctcactggaaggacagatcgtgaagctgaggctccaatactttggccgcctcatgagaagagaagacttcctggaagagaccctgatgttgggaaagatggagggcacaaggagaaggggacgac is from Podarcis raffonei isolate rPodRaf1 chromosome 3, rPodRaf1.pri, whole genome shotgun sequence and encodes:
- the RAB20 gene encoding ras-related protein Rab-20, which gives rise to MKPDGKVVLLGDVNVGKTSLLQRYTERRFRDTVSTVGGAFCLRQWGPHSISVWDTAGREQFHGLGSMYCRGAAAVILTYDVTNLQSILELEDRFLALTDTASADCIFAIVGNKVDLTDAFAFLPETEGECQPPEQPINSLTSTKLKKQVHMSDAIALYKKILKYKMLDEKNAPAAEKMCFETSAKTGYKVDHVFETVFEMVVPVILQQKTEGSLQTVDLNNIKTTKNIQSSCCK